A window of Stutzerimonas stutzeri genomic DNA:
AAACTGCTGGGCGATGGCTTCGCAATCCTCTCCACGTTTGATCATTGCCTGGATGCCCCGCACCTGTCCCTCGACCCTCGCGAGCCGTTTCAGCATCGCCTGCTGCTGCGCCTGCAGGTCTGCGGATTCGGCAGGAGTAGTCTGGTCGTTCATGCGGCCACCTCGAAACGTTGGAATGGTAGGTCTGCTGCGTTCCGGTTAGCGGAGTCGGCGACTTATATACGGGTAGGGGCATGCTAGCGGCGCAAACGATCAGGGCCAACTTCTTTCGAGCAGCGCTCGATCAGTGCTTGCATAACAATATATAAAAAAATATATTGTTTTCATCGTAAGCGTTCTGGTCATCGTCATGAGCCCCGATTTGGATATAGAGCAACTGCGAGCCAACGCCGCTTCCGCCGGTGCGTTGCTGAAGGCTCTGGCCAACCCTGATCGCCTGTTGTTGCTCTGTCAGCTCTCCCAGGGTGAGCGCAATGTTTCCGAGCTCGAACAACTTTTGGGTATCCAGCAGCCGACACTGTCGCAGCAGCTAGCTGTGCTGAGGCGCGAAGGCTTGGTGGCGACGCGCCGCGAGGGTAAACAGATTCACTATCGAATCAGCAGCCCGGAGGCCTTGGCCGTGATCACCACGCTGTATCAGCTCTTCTGCGAGAGGAGCCAGAAATGACCATAGATTGGATCAGCTTCACGCCCTGGCCTGCACTCGCTGGCGGCGTATTGATTGGTGCGGCGGCGAGTCTGTTTGCGCTGCTCAACGGCCGTATCGCAGGTATCAGTGGGCTGCTCGCCAGCGCACTTCAGCGCGGCGCGGAGGGCAGAGGCGAAAAGCTGATGTTCCTGCTTGGCGTGCTGGTCGCGCCGTTGCTGTGGATGCTGTTCGGTACTTTACCGGCCTTGGAGTTTCAGTCCGATTGGTTCGGGTTGGTAGTGGCCGGGTTACTGGTCGGCGTTGGCACCCGCTATGGCGCCGGATGTACCAGCGGCCATGGGGTATGCGGTATCTCGCGACTGTCTGCGCGCTCCGTCGTCGCCACATTGGCTTTCATGACTGCTGGCTTCGTCACCGTCTTCGTTCTGCGTCATTTGCTTGGAGGGTGAGCATGCGCACGCTGGCTTCGTTTGCTGCCGGGCTGCTGTTCGGGCTGGGGTTGTTGCTCTCGGGAATGGCTAATCCGGCCAAGGTTATTGGCTTTCTAGACATCACCGGCGCCTGGGATCCATCGCTTGCGCTGGTGATGGCCGGTGCCATCGGTACTGCGTTGCTGCCGTTTACGTGGGCCAAGGTGCGTAAGCGTTCGCTGCTTGGTGCTCCGATGCAGCTACCCGACAAGCGCGAGCTTGATGGGAGGCTGATCGGCGGCAGCCTGCTGTTTGGAGTGGGCTGGGGTATCGCTGGCATCTGCCCGGGGCCGGCAATTGCCGTGCTGCTGAGCGGCCATTGGCAGGTCGTGCTTTTCGTTCTCGCCATGCTTGGCGGGATGCTGTTGTTCTCTGCGCTGGAACGCCGGCGCACTTGCTGACCGGGAGGTCATTATGAAAGCCAACGTTGGAACCATCGATCGGGCACTACGGATCATCGTCGGTCTGGCGCTCATCGGCCTGAGCCTGGCGGGCGTGATTGGTGTGTGGGGCTGGATCGGCCTTGTGCCTCTGGCCACCGGCATCTTTCGCTTCTGCCCGGCCTATACCCTGCTTGGCATCAAGACCTGCAAGGCATGCAACGCCAAGTCTTGAATGACTGAGCATCAAACCCGAAGCGCGCCAAAGCAAAAGGCCGACAGCAATGTCGGCCTTTTTGCTTGGTTTAACGAGCACCTCAGTCGAAGCTTGGCAGGCTCGGCTTGATCGCCGGCTTGCCGGCTTCGACCCACGCATCAAACCCGCCGGCGATGGACTTGACGTTCATGTAGCCCATCTCCTGCAGCGCTGCTGCAGCAAGCGCAGCACGACCGCTGGTCTTGCAATAGAGCACGACGCTCAGGTCCCGAGCGCCCAGCTCCGGCGTCCCGCTGAGCTTGAATTCCAGCACGCCGCGCGGGATGTTAAGGGCGCCGTCGATATGCCCCTCGCGAAATTCGTCTGGCTCGCGTACGTCGATCAGTACGTCTGCGGCCTGGATCGCCGCGTCGGCTTCGGTCATCGATACTTCCCGGATGCTGGTCCGGGCCTGTTCGACAAGATCATGGGCGCTCTTCATCTGCGTTCTCCTTCATGCTGGAACGGTGGTCGCGCTGTCGCTCGAGGGCGCGATGAGTGGTTTGCGGGTCCAGTGCGAGCAAGGCTTCGTACTGGCTGATGAATACCTGGCCGCCAAAGTGCCCAAGGAAGTCGGTGCGCCGTAGCCGATCCATTACCGGGCCTTTGACTTCGGAAAGATGGAGCTGAACGCCGGCGGTGTGCAGGCGGGCTGTGATGGCCTCGAGACTTTCCAGCGCGCTCGCATCGATCAGGTTCACCCCTGGGCACATCAGCACCAGGTGCTCGGCTTGAGGATAGCGACCGATCAATTCGGCGATGCGGTCCTCCAGGAAGCGCGCATTGGGGAAGTACAGGCTTTCATCTACCCGTACCGAAAGTACCTTCGGGCTCTGCGCCACGGCGAAGCGCTCGATGTTGCGAAAGTGCTCGCTGCCTGGCAGCTGTCCAACCACGGCAACATGCGGCTGGCTGGTGCGCCAGAGAAACAGAAGCAGCGACAGACCCACGCCCAGGATAATCCCGCTCTCCACCCCAATCAGCAGTACACCGAGCATCGTGGCCGTCATGGCGGCGGCGTCCTGGCGGGAATAGCGCCAGGTTCGTCGCAGTGCGGCGAGGTCCACGAGGCTGAGTACAGCCACGATGATCGTCGCGGCCAGGACGGCGTGTGGCAGGTTATGAAACAGCGGTGTGAAGAACAGCACCGTGAGGCCTATACCCGCGGCGGTCAGGGCACCGGCCAGCGGGGTCTGAGCACCGGCGTCGAAGTTCACCACCGAACGGGCGAAACCGCCCGTGACCGGGAAACCGCCGCTGAATGCTGCAGCGATATTGGCGCTGCCGAGCGCGACCAACTCCTGGTTGGGCTCGATACGCTCGCGGCGCTTGGCTGCCAGGGTTTGGGCTACCGATACCGATTCGACAAATCCCACCAGGCTGATCAGCACCGCGGCCGGCAGAAGTTGCAGGGCGAGTGACAGGTCCAGTGACGGCACACTCAGTGATGGCAGCCCGCGCGGCACTTCGCCGACCACCCGCACGCCCAGGCCGGCGAGCTGAAACGCGCCGACCGCAGCTATCGCAAGAAGCAGGGCGACCACGGGCCCGATCTTGGTCAGGGTGGCGGCTGTACGCGGATTCATTCCCAGGCGATGCAGCCAACTGCCCAGCTGGCTACGCACCAGATAGAGAAACAGCAGGCTGGTGATACCCACGGCTAGGGTCGGCAGGTGAGTCTGTGACAGGCCGGCGATCAGCTCAGTAGCAAGTTCCAGCGCATTGTCGCCAACAACGGAAATACCAAGAATGTGCTTGAGTTGGCCGAGGGCGATGAGAATGCCCGAGGCGCTGATGAATCCGGAAATCACCGGGTGGCTAAGGAAATTCGCCAGAAAGCCCAGGCGCAACACCGCCATCACCAGCAACACCACGCCAGACAGCATCGCCAAGAGCATGGCCGCGCCGATGTATTCCGCGCTGCCCGCCGCGAATAGCGGCCCCAGTGCGGCAGCAGTCATCAGCGAGACCACCGCCACCGGGCCGACGGCCAGGGTGCGGCTGGTGCCGAACAATGTGTAGGCGATCAGCGGCAGCATGCTGGCATACAGGCCGGTCACCGACGGCAGGCCCGCAAGCATCGCGTAGGCCAGGCTTTGCGGAATCAGCATCAAGGTCACGATCAGTGCGGCCAGGCCGTCCTTGGCCGCGGCTGCGCGGTCGTAATGCTGCGCCCAGTCCAGGCATGGCAGAAAGCGAGCCAGCCGCTTCATCATCCCTTTTTCTCCTGAGTGAAGTCGCAGGCGTTCGGCGCCACAACCGGCGCCTGCTTGCGGACCGCAGCGGCGGTCTTGGCGTTAGGCGCGGAGCAAACGTCGCCTAGGCTGAAGATGTCGTCGAAGCGCGGATGGCGCAGGGTTTCATGCTCGGTTTCGAACCAGTTATCAGCATTGCTCAGTGCGCCCTGGCGAACGAATGCTGCGGCGGACGATTGCCAGTACTGCTCCAGCCGAGGCAGTAGACCGGTGAGGTCGTAGTCGCCTGCTTCGCGGTCTGCAACAGC
This region includes:
- a CDS encoding YgaP family membrane protein, which codes for MKANVGTIDRALRIIVGLALIGLSLAGVIGVWGWIGLVPLATGIFRFCPAYTLLGIKTCKACNAKS
- a CDS encoding metal-sensing transcriptional repressor translates to MNDQTTPAESADLQAQQQAMLKRLARVEGQVRGIQAMIKRGEDCEAIAQQFSAARSALDKAYRLMLTCLIEEALHDQSQDTGETLARVRSIFTKYT
- a CDS encoding YeeE/YedE family protein produces the protein MRTLASFAAGLLFGLGLLLSGMANPAKVIGFLDITGAWDPSLALVMAGAIGTALLPFTWAKVRKRSLLGAPMQLPDKRELDGRLIGGSLLFGVGWGIAGICPGPAIAVLLSGHWQVVLFVLAMLGGMLLFSALERRRTC
- a CDS encoding YeeE/YedE family protein, translated to MTIDWISFTPWPALAGGVLIGAAASLFALLNGRIAGISGLLASALQRGAEGRGEKLMFLLGVLVAPLLWMLFGTLPALEFQSDWFGLVVAGLLVGVGTRYGAGCTSGHGVCGISRLSARSVVATLAFMTAGFVTVFVLRHLLGG
- a CDS encoding SulP family inorganic anion transporter, with translation MMKRLARFLPCLDWAQHYDRAAAAKDGLAALIVTLMLIPQSLAYAMLAGLPSVTGLYASMLPLIAYTLFGTSRTLAVGPVAVVSLMTAAALGPLFAAGSAEYIGAAMLLAMLSGVVLLVMAVLRLGFLANFLSHPVISGFISASGILIALGQLKHILGISVVGDNALELATELIAGLSQTHLPTLAVGITSLLFLYLVRSQLGSWLHRLGMNPRTAATLTKIGPVVALLLAIAAVGAFQLAGLGVRVVGEVPRGLPSLSVPSLDLSLALQLLPAAVLISLVGFVESVSVAQTLAAKRRERIEPNQELVALGSANIAAAFSGGFPVTGGFARSVVNFDAGAQTPLAGALTAAGIGLTVLFFTPLFHNLPHAVLAATIIVAVLSLVDLAALRRTWRYSRQDAAAMTATMLGVLLIGVESGIILGVGLSLLLFLWRTSQPHVAVVGQLPGSEHFRNIERFAVAQSPKVLSVRVDESLYFPNARFLEDRIAELIGRYPQAEHLVLMCPGVNLIDASALESLEAITARLHTAGVQLHLSEVKGPVMDRLRRTDFLGHFGGQVFISQYEALLALDPQTTHRALERQRDHRSSMKENADEERP
- a CDS encoding rhodanese-like domain-containing protein, coding for MKSAHDLVEQARTSIREVSMTEADAAIQAADVLIDVREPDEFREGHIDGALNIPRGVLEFKLSGTPELGARDLSVVLYCKTSGRAALAAAALQEMGYMNVKSIAGGFDAWVEAGKPAIKPSLPSFD
- a CDS encoding ArsR/SmtB family transcription factor, which encodes MSPDLDIEQLRANAASAGALLKALANPDRLLLLCQLSQGERNVSELEQLLGIQQPTLSQQLAVLRREGLVATRREGKQIHYRISSPEALAVITTLYQLFCERSQK